Proteins found in one Candidatus Binatia bacterium genomic segment:
- a CDS encoding ferric reductase-like transmembrane domain-containing protein, with protein MLINRDQRGWMAATLVASAAACGLYWYSARAALYGPSGGSPSGLAFGILGTSLMVLAALFSLRKRFRTWRLGSARTWMNIHIWGGSLSVLLIVLHSGFSLGGPLTTILMVLFLIVTVSGLVGLALQQIVPRMMLEQLPAETVATQIDHVRRGLAVDAYEIVANVTGPLAEAVEERAWLEQEKKAGWKAPARRDTAATAAPGSEEFRAVYLEQIRLYLHRARGQRLQAPDLLALTIDMSADFAPRIEQLRAICEESRQTDEQLRLHALLHNWLYLHAPLSIMLLVLVAFHIWFALRY; from the coding sequence CGGCCCGTGCGGCCCTTTACGGGCCGAGCGGCGGCAGCCCGAGCGGCCTCGCGTTCGGAATCCTCGGAACGTCGCTGATGGTCCTGGCCGCGCTTTTTTCGCTGCGCAAGAGGTTTCGTACCTGGCGTCTCGGCAGTGCCCGCACGTGGATGAACATCCACATCTGGGGCGGATCGCTCAGCGTGCTGCTGATCGTGTTGCACAGCGGCTTTTCGCTCGGCGGTCCCCTGACGACGATCCTCATGGTGTTGTTCCTCATCGTGACGGTAAGCGGCTTGGTCGGGCTCGCACTCCAGCAGATCGTGCCGCGCATGATGCTCGAGCAGCTGCCGGCCGAGACGGTCGCTACGCAGATCGACCACGTGCGCAGGGGACTTGCCGTCGATGCCTACGAGATCGTCGCCAACGTGACGGGTCCTCTGGCCGAAGCCGTCGAGGAGCGCGCGTGGCTCGAGCAGGAGAAGAAGGCGGGCTGGAAAGCTCCCGCCCGGCGTGACACCGCCGCAACCGCGGCGCCGGGTTCGGAGGAATTCCGCGCAGTGTATCTCGAACAGATCCGGCTCTACCTGCATCGCGCGCGCGGCCAGCGCCTGCAGGCGCCCGACCTGCTGGCGCTCACGATCGACATGTCTGCCGACTTCGCGCCGCGCATCGAGCAACTTCGTGCGATCTGCGAGGAGTCGCGGCAGACAGATGAGCAGCTTCGCCTGCACGCGCTGCTGCACAACTGGCTGTACCTGCACGCGCCGCTGTCGATCATGCTGCTCGTCCTGGTGGCTTTCCACATCTGGTTCGCGCTTCGCTACTGA